The DNA window TCTTGCAGCTCCGAGGCATGAGCTTGAGCTTGATGGAGATCCCAGTGTGGATGCAATCCAGCGTGGACCATGGTGACGCGTAACTGTGGGTCATGGTGTAACAACGGACAGTGGCAGAGCCATTCCAATAATTCATCGCGATCCGGCGCGCGCAGGACATCATCGAAAGTATCCTTGCGACGATAATGAGCTTGATGGTGGGCTACGGCTAATAGATGTAGATCATGGTTGCCCAGCACCACCACTGCAGCCTCTCCAAGATTGCGCACCATTCGCAGCACCGCCACCGATGCCGGGCCGCGATTCACTAAATCGCCCACGAACCATAAGCGGTCGTAGCGCGAATCAAAGGCAATGGAATCAAAAAGCCGTTGTAATGGTTCATAGCAGCCTTGAATATCTCCTATGACGTAAATAGCCACTTTTTAGGTCTCCTGATCCAGCGTCGTAATCACCCAATGCCCGCGAGAAGCCCCCGACTTTAGCCGTGGGGTTCTTGACAGAAAAAGTTAATTTATTTTCCATGTTTATGGATCGCAGTATTTTAGAAAAAATCTATACCGCGATCCACTAAGAATTCAGAAATGAAACCAATCAGGACAAAAATCAAACCGTTGGAATAATGACTGCTTAAATGATCCAGGAAACTTCAGAATTAATCCTATGAATCTGGGTGCCGCCAGTCAAGTGTTGACAGCTTTATTCCCAATTATGGATACGATACTATTCAACTTTGCTTGATGTTCAAATTTTTGGTGTCGATCTCAGGCTTATCTACCTTGCTGAGGAACGTTGGCCTCCGGAAACAAATATCCAGTGGCGCATGATCGATTTTAT is part of the Gammaproteobacteria bacterium genome and encodes:
- the apaH gene encoding diadenosine tetraphosphatase encodes the protein MAIYVIGDIQGCYEPLQRLFDSIAFDSRYDRLWFVGDLVNRGPASVAVLRMVRNLGEAAVVVLGNHDLHLLAVAHHQAHYRRKDTFDDVLRAPDRDELLEWLCHCPLLHHDPQLRVTMVHAGLHPHWDLHQAQAHASELQEILRGTNRQEFFHHMYGNHPTRWSEDLSGWERLRFIANCFTRLRFCSADGGIDLNHKGPPGTQPPPYVPWFLIPNRHSAGETILFGHWSTLGYHHQAGVHALDSGCVWGGRLTALRLDTPPRIHQVPCMKNSKISMNME